A single window of Nicotiana tomentosiformis chromosome 1, ASM39032v3, whole genome shotgun sequence DNA harbors:
- the LOC138905093 gene encoding uncharacterized protein, with translation MDMLKRHIQGEVPWCLLFADDIVLIDETRGGVNVRLEVWRQSLKSKGFKLSMTKTEYLECKFSDGNLEADVNVKLDTQVIPKRISFKYLRSIIQGNREINEDVTHRIGADG, from the coding sequence ATGGACATGCTGAAGCggcacatccaaggggaggtgccatggtgcttgttatttgcagatgatatagtATTGATAGACGAGACACGAGGTGGGGTTAACGTGAGGTTGGAGGTCTGGAGACAGTCCTtgaagtctaaaggtttcaagttgagcatgaCCAAGACAGAGTACTTGGAGTGCAAATTCAGTGACGGGAACCTTGAAGCAGACGTGAATGTGAAGCTCGAtactcaagtcatccccaagagaattagtttcaagtatctcagaTCTATTATACAGGGTAACAGAGAGAtcaacgaggatgtcacacatcgtattggagcggatggatga
- the LOC138905101 gene encoding uncharacterized protein: protein MKWRLAFSTLCDKNVPPKLKGKFYRVVVRPTLLYGAKYWPVKSSQVQKMKVAKMRMLKWMCGRTRRDRIRNEVIRDKVGVASVEDKMQESRLRWFGHVKRRSIDAPVRRCERSTMASLRRGRGRPKKY, encoded by the coding sequence atgaagtggaggcttgCTTTCAGTACgctatgtgataagaatgtgccgccaAAACTTAAGGGTAAATTTTACAGAGTGGTGGTTCGACCAACCCTGCTGTATGGGGCAAAGTATTGGCCAGTCAAGAGCTCCCAGgtgcagaagatgaaagtagcaaaaatgaggatgttgaaaTGGATGTGTGGGCGTACCAGGAGGGAtaggattaggaatgaagttattcgggacaaaGTGGGAGTGGCTTCAgtggaggacaagatgcaggagtcgaggctgagatggtttgggcatgttaagaggagaagcaTTGACGCTcctgttaggaggtgtgagaggtcgACCATGGCGAGTTTGAGAAGAGGTCGAGGCAGACCTAAGAAGTACtga